The genomic stretch ATTGTCAAGATTGCAAACCAATGAGAAAAAGTCATGAAGGAAAGAATATTCCCAAGCCAAGGCTTTTGCGGACAAGTAAATGTAATCATTACCGATTCACAGCCAAAGAACAGTCCCAATTGGACTCCGCCAAAAGTCAGCAAAAGTGGTATAATACCGTATAGAATACAAATTACGATCAGATTCGTGTGTTGCGAAAGTGTAACAGAACGACGGACAGGAATTGCAGCTAGTGCTGGTCCAGTCAATAACCCCAACCTACTTTCGTTGTGCGCGTAGCGTGGCCTACGGCCAGGTTGGGGCTTGCTAGACAAGCAACTACTTTAATTGACTAGACCATTGAGCCGAATTCTGGTACGAACGTTTGAATGCTTCCCCAGTTCAAGCCTCTTCAAAACTATGTTGTTAGTTGCTGTTAGACAGGACATCTTGGATTCGGTGGTCAAGGGGACGGGACATCCCAAATACTTTTCTCGTGAGGTTTATCACCATGTTACGAGTTCCAGTTATTTCACCTGATGGCAAACCATTAATGCCTACAAAAGCTTCTCGTGCTCGTCGCTGGCTTGATAAAGGTTTAGCTGTCGTTTACCAAAACGATTTAAATGTTTTTGCTGTTCAGTTAGTCAATCAACCATCTGGCCAGCAAACTCAGGATATCGCTATAGGGATTGACCCTGGAAAAATGTTTTCTGGTATGGCTGTTCAGTCAGGTAATGCCACTCTTTGGACAGGACATCTAGTCTTGCCATATAAAACAATTCGCAATCGCATGGATACTCGGCGCATGATGCGTTCGCGTAGCGTTGGCTTCGCCGAAAGAACTCGTAGAAGTCGTCGAATAAACCGCAAAGTGCC from Moorena sp. SIOASIH encodes the following:
- a CDS encoding RRXRR domain-containing protein, whose protein sequence is MPTKASRARRWLDKGLAVVYQNDLNVFAVQLVNQPSGQQTQDIAIGIDPGKMFSGMAVQSGNATLWTGHLVLPYKTIRNRMDTRRMMRSRSVGFAERTRRSRRINRKVPFLQRAHRQKRFSNRVGKKVPPSIRANRQLENRVARELCLLYPVNAIVYEVVKARGNKGFSPVMVGQYWAISQLEKIAPVAQKQGWETALKREAYLTS
- a CDS encoding PspC domain-containing protein — encoded protein: MSSKPQPGRRPRYAHNESRLGLLTGPALAAIPVRRSVTLSQHTNLIVICILYGIIPLLLTFGGVQLGLFFGCESVMITFTCPQKPWLGNILSFMTFSHWFAILTIPSGFVGTVGLVITLIQRLKKSEDEISGSTRNRFTRSKRQKIIAGVCGAIAQRFRISVLAVRIVTVAVSIVISPIAPIITLFYVWIWLAFPLSPSMENA